From Shewanella yunxiaonensis, the proteins below share one genomic window:
- a CDS encoding TIGR01621 family pseudouridine synthase — MTTVPSYRLLASETDFIVVDKAPGVHFHSQDGSAGLVAQLEADLKLKLYPVHRLDTMTSGLLLLARSSAAAARFTAMFSQHQVQKYYLALAGGKPKKKQGWVIGDMAKSRRGMYKLLRTTDNPAITQFFSQSVAEGLRLYLLKPLSGKTHQLRVALNSIGVPILGDTLYGATATVAERGYLHAYGLEFVWNGRLCQFLCPPIVGEQFLNAAVTAQIQSWDKPWSLPWPQSKSPER; from the coding sequence ATGACCACCGTTCCCAGTTACCGGCTGCTGGCCTCTGAAACAGATTTTATCGTTGTGGATAAAGCCCCTGGCGTGCATTTTCACAGTCAGGATGGCAGTGCCGGGTTGGTGGCACAGTTGGAAGCTGACCTCAAACTCAAACTTTATCCCGTACATAGGTTAGATACTATGACATCGGGGTTATTGTTGTTGGCCCGTTCATCTGCCGCCGCTGCGCGGTTTACGGCGATGTTTAGTCAGCATCAGGTACAAAAATATTATCTGGCGCTGGCAGGCGGTAAACCTAAGAAAAAGCAGGGTTGGGTTATCGGTGATATGGCCAAATCGCGCCGAGGTATGTATAAACTGCTGCGCACCACTGACAATCCGGCGATCACCCAGTTTTTCAGTCAGTCGGTGGCTGAAGGATTGCGACTTTACCTATTAAAGCCGTTGAGCGGTAAGACACACCAATTGCGGGTGGCGCTGAACAGCATTGGCGTGCCGATTCTGGGCGACACACTCTATGGCGCCACCGCAACCGTTGCTGAGCGCGGTTATCTGCATGCCTATGGTTTGGAATTTGTCTGGAATGGGCGACTTTGCCAGTTTTTGTGCCCACCCATAGTCGGCGAACAGTTTCTGAATGCAGCGGTAACGGCGCAAATCCAGTCCTGGGACAAACCGTGGTCGCTGCCTTGGCCACAGTCAAAATCACCGGAGCGCTAA
- a CDS encoding PepSY domain-containing protein, with protein MRLILATLLLWCSSAMASTSPLLSLFEDGQHLTPTAAISDVEAKHLGEIIEFIADINDDKLLYQFTVADPQSHTLYKLKLDGSDGKVLDKTAHTLTNDAPQLALALKLRQHQQSFSTLTQLALGNTSGYLQQAELDQDLGISYLELKVLDEHGSHKLAFDIEHQRQLPLLKWD; from the coding sequence ATGAGGCTGATTTTAGCAACGCTGCTATTGTGGTGTTCTTCGGCCATGGCATCGACCTCACCGCTGCTGAGTTTGTTTGAAGATGGTCAACACCTCACCCCAACCGCAGCTATCAGTGATGTCGAAGCCAAGCATCTAGGTGAAATAATTGAATTTATTGCCGATATCAATGACGATAAGCTGTTATATCAGTTTACGGTGGCGGACCCTCAAAGCCATACTTTGTATAAACTGAAGCTTGATGGCTCTGACGGCAAAGTGCTTGATAAAACGGCACATACACTGACGAATGACGCACCGCAATTGGCGCTGGCGTTAAAATTAAGACAGCACCAGCAGTCGTTTTCCACCTTGACCCAACTGGCATTAGGCAATACCTCCGGGTATTTGCAACAAGCAGAGTTGGATCAGGATTTGGGGATCAGCTATCTGGAACTCAAAGTGCTGGACGAGCATGGCAGCCACAAATTAGCGTTTGATATTGAACATCAGCGACAGCTACCACTATTGAAATGGGATTAA
- the moaE gene encoding molybdopterin synthase catalytic subunit MoaE, translating into MMQDRIVVQQPDFDVPAEYARIATDNSDGAIVTFVGKVRDFNDGSAVTDLTLEHYPGMTEAVLKQITTQARERWPLNFVTIIHRVGTMSLGEQIVFIGVSSAHRKAAFAACEFLIDFLKTKAPFWKLEGTGDDKRWVDARDADEQAAKAWEEDA; encoded by the coding sequence ATGATGCAAGACCGGATTGTGGTGCAGCAGCCGGATTTTGATGTGCCGGCGGAATATGCCCGAATTGCCACTGACAACAGCGACGGCGCTATCGTTACCTTTGTGGGTAAGGTGCGAGATTTTAACGATGGCAGTGCGGTCACCGATCTGACGCTGGAACACTATCCGGGCATGACCGAAGCGGTGTTAAAGCAGATCACTACCCAAGCTCGTGAGCGCTGGCCGTTAAATTTCGTCACTATTATTCACCGCGTCGGCACCATGTCACTTGGTGAGCAGATTGTCTTTATCGGTGTCAGCAGTGCCCATCGAAAAGCCGCCTTCGCGGCCTGTGAGTTCCTGATTGATTTTCTAAAGACTAAAGCGCCTTTCTGGAAACTGGAAGGTACCGGTGACGATAAACGTTGGGTTGACGCGCGCGATGCTGATGAGCAAGCGGCTAAAGCCTGGGAAGAGGACGCCTGA
- a CDS encoding sensor histidine kinase, which translates to MTLIIGTLLLVLYRQLVNEQQTQVRQHLLSEAQRYLQLSLTVDRRAFAAQIRASDSRTALIAWQGGVEMVGSLTLMPENMPLLPNTREFPIFTGGPEKLHILTGGVVMTRYGPVLIATRTDHLAALIDKFVSAALTALALTIVLALIVGYLFSKGLLSRLVHYNRLSERIEKGYYNTRLPVSGKQDEFDLLAAQFNRVLDTLEHNLHAVRGVTDNIAHDMRTPLSHLRIGLEQLPYQPPEKLPERCGELTDELDHCLATFNAMLSLTRIEEGQQALELQPVSLHELCADLLEMADALAEDRNQTLTLETTEDCVISGDKHLLFQALFNLVDNAIKYAGEGASIRISQQGSSIDISDNGPGIPEDAREKVFERLVRLDPSRHEQGSGLGLSMVKAILSRHHATITLTDNQPGLKVTLNFPLA; encoded by the coding sequence GTGACCTTAATCATCGGTACTTTGCTATTGGTGCTCTACCGACAGTTGGTCAATGAACAGCAAACGCAGGTGCGGCAGCATCTGCTGTCAGAGGCGCAACGATATCTACAACTCTCATTGACCGTCGACCGTCGCGCATTTGCGGCGCAGATCCGGGCGTCTGATTCACGCACGGCGTTGATTGCCTGGCAAGGTGGGGTCGAAATGGTGGGCTCACTCACCTTGATGCCCGAGAACATGCCGCTACTGCCGAATACCCGTGAGTTTCCCATTTTCACTGGCGGTCCGGAAAAACTGCATATTTTGACCGGTGGCGTGGTGATGACCCGCTACGGTCCGGTACTTATCGCAACTCGCACCGACCATTTAGCAGCATTGATAGATAAATTTGTCAGCGCGGCGTTAACTGCGCTTGCTCTGACCATTGTGCTGGCACTGATTGTGGGGTACCTGTTTTCCAAAGGCTTACTCAGTCGCTTGGTACATTACAACCGTCTCAGCGAACGGATCGAAAAAGGTTATTACAACACGCGATTGCCGGTAAGTGGTAAGCAGGATGAGTTTGACCTGCTGGCGGCGCAGTTCAATCGGGTGCTGGATACGCTGGAGCATAACCTCCATGCCGTGCGCGGCGTCACCGACAACATTGCCCATGATATGCGTACTCCCTTGTCGCATCTGCGCATCGGCCTGGAACAACTGCCTTATCAGCCCCCGGAGAAATTACCTGAACGTTGTGGCGAACTGACCGATGAGCTGGATCATTGTCTGGCGACCTTCAACGCCATGTTGTCCCTGACGCGCATTGAAGAGGGGCAGCAAGCATTGGAATTGCAACCGGTGAGTCTGCATGAACTGTGTGCCGATCTGCTGGAGATGGCAGACGCGTTAGCGGAAGACAGAAACCAGACATTAACGCTGGAAACGACCGAAGATTGCGTGATATCGGGTGATAAGCATCTGTTATTTCAGGCATTGTTTAATTTGGTGGATAATGCCATCAAATATGCGGGCGAGGGTGCCAGTATTCGCATTTCGCAGCAGGGGAGTAGTATCGACATCAGCGATAATGGCCCTGGTATCCCCGAAGATGCCCGGGAAAAAGTGTTTGAACGCTTGGTGCGGCTTGATCCTAGTCGCCATGAACAGGGCAGCGGTTTGGGATTATCGATGGTCAAGGCGATTTTATCGCGCCATCATGCGACAATTACCCTGACTGACAATCAGCCGGGATTAAAAGTAACCTTGAATTTCCCGCTTGCCTGA
- the moaD gene encoding molybdopterin synthase sulfur carrier subunit codes for MINVLFFAQVRELLGTPSIQLEAGEHVATAAALREHLAAKNEKWARVLESDKLLVAVNQTLSNWHAEVRDGDEVAFFPPVTGG; via the coding sequence ATGATTAACGTATTGTTTTTTGCCCAGGTTCGAGAACTGCTCGGTACTCCTTCAATTCAGTTGGAGGCCGGTGAACATGTCGCTACCGCGGCGGCATTGCGTGAGCATCTGGCCGCCAAAAATGAAAAATGGGCGCGGGTACTCGAATCTGACAAGCTGCTGGTGGCAGTCAATCAAACTCTGAGCAACTGGCATGCTGAGGTGCGTGATGGTGATGAAGTCGCCTTCTTTCCTCCGGTGACAGGAGGCTAA
- a CDS encoding YgiW/YdeI family stress tolerance OB fold protein: MTNRFCGLLAMLLMTTPALAVTDPAVTSAQAAQQADINTQVTLHGYLIKTLGDQHYLFRDPSGELQVEIDNALWRDINVKGDTPLTLKGKVANTRFGPEVEIDSLQLAG, from the coding sequence ATGACCAACAGATTTTGCGGGTTATTGGCTATGTTGTTGATGACAACTCCTGCACTGGCTGTAACTGACCCGGCAGTAACGAGTGCACAAGCTGCCCAGCAAGCAGATATTAATACCCAGGTCACGTTACACGGTTATCTGATTAAAACGCTGGGAGATCAACATTATCTGTTCCGTGATCCCAGTGGTGAGTTGCAAGTCGAAATCGATAATGCCCTGTGGCGGGATATTAATGTTAAAGGTGATACCCCTTTGACCTTGAAGGGAAAAGTAGCCAATACCCGGTTTGGTCCTGAAGTTGAAATTGATAGTCTGCAACTGGCTGGATAA
- the modB gene encoding molybdate ABC transporter permease subunit has translation MDWQSLWLSIKLAAISVLILIPLAVIIARPLAYERFRGKSWIEALIMVPLVLPPTVIGYYLLVSLGSESWIGQMLAQSFDIQLVFHFSGLVLASVLVNIPFAVQPIQRSFEAVPQEVRDACACCGMNRLQQLLRVELPLAWPGIVTALVLCFSHVLGEFGVVLMMGGSIAGETKTISIAIYDSVQAFDFSAAGNMSLLLVLFAVSTLALTTALSRRMERSR, from the coding sequence ATGGACTGGCAGTCACTGTGGTTGTCGATAAAGTTGGCTGCCATCAGTGTACTGATACTGATCCCTTTGGCCGTGATTATCGCCAGACCGCTGGCCTATGAGCGCTTTCGTGGTAAATCCTGGATTGAAGCGCTAATCATGGTGCCGCTGGTGTTGCCACCAACGGTGATTGGATACTACCTGCTCGTCAGTCTTGGCAGTGAAAGCTGGATCGGGCAGATGTTGGCGCAGTCGTTTGATATACAACTGGTCTTTCACTTTTCCGGTTTAGTGCTTGCCTCGGTGCTGGTCAATATCCCATTTGCAGTACAGCCAATTCAGCGCTCGTTTGAAGCCGTCCCCCAAGAAGTGCGTGACGCTTGTGCCTGTTGCGGTATGAATCGGTTGCAACAGCTGTTACGCGTGGAATTACCCTTGGCTTGGCCGGGGATTGTCACTGCCCTGGTATTGTGTTTTTCCCATGTGCTGGGCGAATTTGGGGTGGTGCTGATGATGGGGGGCTCCATCGCCGGTGAAACCAAGACCATCTCAATCGCTATTTACGACAGTGTGCAGGCGTTTGATTTTTCAGCCGCCGGAAATATGTCATTGCTGCTGGTGTTGTTTGCTGTTTCTACGCTGGCACTGACCACCGCTTTATCTCGGCGGATGGAGCGCAGTCGATGA
- a CDS encoding ABC transporter ATP-binding protein → MNSRGDLHVKVAQISGIPLQAEFSCCAGELLAVVGPSGGGKTTLLRMIAGLNHPQTGEIRCGEHVWFGKGINLTPQQRHLGYVPQHYGLFPNLSAQANIVAGLDHLPKSQRRARALQWLELVNLHGLPERLPHQLSGGQKQRVALARALAREPSVLLLDEPFSALDRETRERLYIELARLKSQLQIPVIMVTHDINEALLLADKLVLISQGQMLQAGEPRQVLLKPRNESVARQMGLRNIFDAQVLQYDPDQKLLWLQFGEQKIACDADPRFRGGDNVRWVIPNQGIRFNAISSGRLSRSYNKLSVTIESLLVMGESVRLVASIAGIEHQLHAEVPLHLVQKLALREGLQTEVALKSDLIHLLEHDNSTPHHR, encoded by the coding sequence ATGAATAGTCGCGGTGACTTGCATGTGAAAGTGGCACAAATCAGCGGTATTCCGCTGCAGGCAGAGTTTAGTTGCTGTGCCGGCGAGTTGCTCGCGGTCGTTGGCCCGTCGGGTGGCGGTAAAACCACGCTATTGCGAATGATTGCCGGGCTCAATCATCCGCAAACCGGAGAGATCCGCTGTGGCGAGCACGTGTGGTTTGGTAAGGGGATTAATCTCACGCCACAACAACGGCATTTGGGCTATGTGCCGCAGCATTACGGATTATTTCCTAACCTGAGTGCGCAGGCCAATATCGTGGCTGGCCTTGATCATCTGCCGAAATCACAACGACGAGCACGGGCATTGCAGTGGTTGGAATTGGTTAATCTGCATGGCTTGCCAGAGCGGTTACCGCATCAATTATCGGGCGGTCAGAAACAACGCGTGGCATTAGCGCGGGCATTAGCGCGCGAGCCATCAGTTCTGTTGCTGGATGAACCCTTTTCGGCGCTGGACAGAGAAACCCGCGAACGTTTGTATATCGAATTAGCCCGCCTTAAAAGCCAGCTGCAGATCCCGGTAATCATGGTGACCCATGATATTAACGAAGCATTATTGCTGGCGGATAAACTGGTGTTGATCAGTCAAGGGCAGATGCTGCAGGCTGGCGAACCCCGGCAAGTGTTGTTGAAACCGCGTAATGAATCTGTGGCGCGGCAGATGGGCTTGCGCAATATTTTTGATGCACAAGTGCTGCAATATGACCCAGACCAGAAACTGCTGTGGTTGCAGTTTGGCGAGCAGAAAATTGCCTGCGATGCCGATCCGCGTTTTCGCGGTGGCGATAATGTGCGCTGGGTGATCCCTAATCAAGGCATACGCTTTAACGCTATTAGCAGTGGCCGACTTAGCCGCAGCTATAACAAGCTATCGGTGACCATTGAGTCATTGTTGGTCATGGGCGAATCGGTGCGGTTAGTGGCGAGCATTGCAGGTATTGAACATCAGCTGCATGCCGAAGTCCCGCTACATTTAGTACAAAAGCTGGCGCTACGTGAAGGGCTACAGACGGAAGTGGCGTTAAAATCTGATCTTATCCATCTGCTGGAACACGACAATTCCACCCCCCACCACAGATGA
- the modA gene encoding molybdate ABC transporter substrate-binding protein yields the protein MIVWICRSVLVLVLAWTSLLQAAEIPNIAAAANIKFAMEQIVKNYQQQTGQQLRVSYGSSGNFVAQIKHGAPFQLFLSADEKYVEALSSSGITADNGVIYAYGRLALVAPNNSPLTLDEKLDGVAKLLHDGQLKRFAIANPEHAPYGERARQLLQQKGLWQAMQSSIVYGENVSQAAQFALSGSTQGGIVALSLAMAPQFRERGRYLALPVEQYTPLTQRMVLLNSAGEVTKDFYHYLQSKPARAVFSSFGFALPEEH from the coding sequence ATGATAGTCTGGATCTGCCGGAGTGTACTGGTATTAGTGTTAGCGTGGACGAGTCTGCTGCAGGCCGCGGAGATCCCGAATATTGCCGCTGCCGCCAACATTAAGTTTGCCATGGAGCAGATCGTTAAAAACTACCAGCAACAGACCGGTCAGCAACTGCGGGTATCTTATGGTTCTTCGGGTAACTTTGTGGCGCAGATAAAACATGGTGCGCCGTTTCAGTTGTTCCTGTCGGCAGATGAAAAATACGTCGAAGCACTCTCTTCATCCGGCATTACTGCCGATAATGGCGTGATTTACGCTTATGGTCGCCTAGCGTTGGTGGCGCCAAATAATTCGCCGCTGACATTGGATGAAAAGCTGGACGGGGTGGCAAAGTTACTGCACGACGGACAGTTAAAACGTTTTGCTATTGCCAACCCGGAACATGCCCCCTACGGCGAACGGGCTCGGCAGCTGTTGCAGCAAAAAGGTCTGTGGCAGGCGATGCAATCCTCTATTGTGTATGGCGAAAACGTTTCGCAGGCAGCGCAGTTTGCCCTCAGCGGTTCCACACAAGGTGGCATAGTTGCGTTATCGCTGGCGATGGCACCACAATTTCGTGAACGTGGCCGCTATTTAGCGCTTCCGGTGGAACAGTACACGCCGCTGACCCAGCGAATGGTGCTACTCAATAGTGCCGGTGAAGTAACTAAAGACTTCTATCATTACCTGCAAAGCAAACCGGCCAGAGCGGTGTTCAGCTCTTTTGGTTTTGCCCTCCCAGAGGAACATTGA
- the moeB gene encoding molybdopterin-synthase adenylyltransferase MoeB translates to MEQFDDILSDSEILRYSRQISIKGMDIEGQEQLKLAKVLMIGAGGLGCTASQYLTVAGIGQLTLVDFDTVELSNLQRQVLHLDRNVGQPKVASAKETLSELNPHVAIRTIHQVLDDQEIEELVATHTIVLDCTDNVAVREQLNRACFHHKVPLVSAAAIRMEGVVTVFGYQDDMPCYHCFASLFGEQQLSCVESGILAPVVGLMGCLQATEAIKVITGLGKPLYGRLLMVDAMTMEFREMKLPKQPHCEVCQSD, encoded by the coding sequence ATGGAGCAGTTTGACGATATTCTCAGCGACAGTGAAATACTGCGTTACAGCCGCCAGATCTCCATTAAGGGTATGGACATCGAAGGGCAAGAGCAGTTAAAGCTGGCAAAAGTGCTGATGATTGGTGCAGGGGGACTAGGCTGCACGGCATCTCAATATCTGACCGTAGCCGGTATTGGCCAGTTAACCCTGGTAGATTTCGATACCGTGGAACTATCCAATCTGCAACGCCAGGTGCTGCATCTGGACCGTAATGTCGGCCAGCCCAAAGTGGCCTCTGCCAAAGAAACTCTCAGCGAACTCAATCCCCATGTGGCCATCCGTACGATTCATCAGGTGCTGGACGATCAGGAGATAGAGGAACTGGTGGCCACGCATACCATTGTGCTCGACTGTACCGACAACGTCGCAGTGCGTGAGCAGCTGAACCGGGCGTGTTTTCATCACAAAGTGCCGTTGGTATCCGCTGCAGCGATCCGCATGGAAGGTGTCGTCACCGTGTTTGGTTATCAGGATGACATGCCTTGCTATCACTGCTTTGCCAGTCTTTTCGGCGAGCAGCAATTGAGCTGTGTAGAGTCCGGTATTCTGGCACCAGTCGTGGGGTTGATGGGATGCTTACAAGCGACAGAGGCGATTAAGGTGATTACCGGTTTGGGTAAACCCTTATACGGTCGCCTACTGATGGTAGATGCCATGACCATGGAATTTCGCGAAATGAAGCTGCCCAAGCAACCACATTGCGAGGTGTGTCAGTCTGATTGA
- a CDS encoding response regulator transcription factor has translation MKILLVEDDTTTQEYIVKGFLEQGHSIETAGDGQQGLILATSSQFDLLILDRMLPGLDGLKLLAALRATGDQTPVLILSALSHVDERVKGLRAGGDDYMTKPFAFSELLVRAEKLMQRGLSQPANTDLKVGPLRMELLTRSVTLDDEELLLQPKEFLLLKYLMEHANQVVSRTLLFEAVWDYHFDPRTNVIDVHIAKLRRKFEDLGHGDLIETIRGAGYRLRKGY, from the coding sequence ATGAAAATATTACTGGTCGAAGACGACACCACCACCCAGGAATATATCGTCAAAGGATTCCTGGAACAGGGACATAGCATTGAAACCGCCGGTGACGGCCAGCAGGGCTTAATATTGGCGACCAGTAGTCAGTTTGACTTACTGATCCTCGATCGTATGTTGCCGGGACTCGATGGTCTGAAATTGCTGGCGGCGCTGCGGGCAACTGGCGATCAAACTCCCGTGTTGATCCTGTCGGCGCTGAGTCATGTCGATGAGCGCGTTAAAGGTTTACGTGCTGGTGGCGACGATTATATGACCAAGCCGTTTGCCTTCTCGGAACTGCTGGTGCGCGCAGAAAAATTGATGCAGCGCGGTTTATCACAACCGGCGAATACCGACCTGAAGGTGGGGCCGTTGCGTATGGAATTGCTGACACGCAGCGTAACGCTGGATGATGAAGAGTTATTGTTACAGCCAAAGGAATTCTTGCTGCTGAAATATCTGATGGAGCATGCCAATCAGGTCGTCAGCCGCACCTTATTATTCGAAGCGGTTTGGGACTATCACTTTGACCCGCGGACCAATGTTATTGATGTGCATATTGCGAAACTGCGGCGCAAGTTTGAAGATTTGGGCCACGGCGATTTGATCGAAACCATACGAGGTGCCGGCTATCGTCTCCGCAAAGGTTATTAA
- the ribB gene encoding 3,4-dihydroxy-2-butanone-4-phosphate synthase, which yields MNQSLLAAFGTPAKRVETALQTLRQGRGVLVVDDEDRENEGDMIFAAETLTSEQMALLIREGSGIVCLCLTDERVKALDLPPMVTTNTSQYGTPFTVSIEARDGVTTGVSAADRVTTIKAAIADDAKPEHLVRPGHVYPLRAQPGGVFTRRGHTEATVDLMKLAGLKHAGVLCEVTNPDGTMARLPEIIEFGDKHQMPVLTIEDIAAYRHSLMANVG from the coding sequence ATGAATCAGTCATTATTAGCCGCTTTTGGTACGCCCGCCAAACGGGTCGAAACAGCCTTGCAGACACTGCGCCAAGGCCGCGGCGTATTGGTGGTCGATGACGAAGACCGCGAAAATGAAGGCGACATGATTTTTGCCGCCGAAACCCTTACCAGCGAACAGATGGCACTCTTAATCCGTGAAGGCAGTGGCATTGTCTGTTTGTGTTTGACCGATGAACGGGTCAAAGCACTGGATTTACCGCCGATGGTGACCACTAACACCAGCCAGTACGGCACCCCATTTACCGTCAGTATTGAAGCACGCGATGGTGTCACTACCGGCGTTTCAGCAGCTGACCGGGTAACCACCATCAAAGCTGCCATCGCTGATGATGCTAAACCTGAGCATCTGGTTCGTCCCGGCCATGTTTACCCTTTGCGGGCGCAGCCAGGGGGCGTATTTACCCGTCGTGGCCATACCGAAGCAACGGTTGATCTGATGAAACTTGCAGGGCTAAAACATGCCGGGGTCTTATGTGAAGTGACCAATCCTGACGGTACTATGGCGCGGTTACCGGAGATCATTGAGTTTGGCGACAAGCACCAGATGCCGGTACTGACCATCGAAGATATTGCCGCATATCGCCACTCGTTAATGGCGAATGTCGGTTAA
- a CDS encoding Bax inhibitor-1 family protein: protein MEHSVFDRTSTNDKVIGNSLYNLIIGITLLWGFAINYLMVSSIDPQSIASINPLLFFGGYFISCFAGIYLFQKSDNPLFSFIGYNLVVVPFGLIINLVVSQYQPDLVVDALRITTLVTLGMMVLGTLFPAFFARIAGALTIALLLVIVVELIELFFFKTHHGILDWIVVLIFCGYIGYDWGRANAIPKTVDNAIDSAAALYMDIINLFLRILRILGNRR, encoded by the coding sequence ATGGAACACAGCGTTTTTGACCGTACTAGCACCAATGACAAAGTGATTGGTAATAGTCTGTACAACCTGATTATCGGCATCACCTTACTATGGGGTTTTGCCATTAACTATCTGATGGTCAGCAGCATCGACCCGCAGAGTATTGCTAGTATTAATCCCTTGCTGTTTTTTGGCGGTTACTTTATCAGTTGTTTTGCCGGGATCTATCTGTTTCAGAAATCCGATAATCCCCTGTTCAGCTTTATTGGTTATAACCTGGTCGTTGTACCTTTCGGGCTAATCATCAATCTGGTAGTCAGTCAGTATCAACCGGATTTAGTGGTTGATGCGCTGCGCATCACCACGCTGGTGACGCTCGGAATGATGGTGTTAGGCACACTCTTTCCGGCCTTTTTTGCGCGGATAGCCGGAGCACTGACCATCGCCCTGTTGCTGGTCATCGTAGTGGAATTGATAGAGCTGTTTTTCTTCAAGACCCATCATGGCATTCTCGACTGGATTGTCGTGCTGATTTTCTGTGGTTATATCGGGTACGACTGGGGCCGCGCCAATGCCATTCCCAAAACCGTAGATAACGCCATTGATAGTGCGGCCGCGCTGTATATGGATATCATCAACCTGTTTTTGCGAATTTTGCGAATTCTGGGAAATCGCCGTTAA
- the moeA gene encoding molybdopterin molybdotransferase MoeA: MSMSQDPCARPQLLHPDEAVPMLLEQILPLYETETVPLAEALGRVLAEDLHSSIELPPFNNSGMDGYAYRFADLPSTGTLTVIGKSFAGHPFQGEYRPGSCVRIMTGATVPDGYDTVQMQEYAEVAGDQVTLEPCSEQWENVRLRGGEMAVGTKVLTSGAEIRAAEMGIIATLGINHLRVFRRAKVAFFSTGDELRPIGSELAPGQIYDSNRYSIKGLLIKAGVEWIDLGVIKDDPEAIRQAFREAAACADMVLTSGGVSVGEADFTKQVLDEEGKITFWKLAMKPGKPFAMGKIGDAVFCGLPGNPVSSMVTFYKLVLPLLRKLQGLKPVAPLQIKAVLNSAIRKKPGRVEYQRGILSHNLDGTLQVSTTGSQDSSQLSSMHLANCFIVLEQQQGNTGAGELVTVEPFNSVLC, from the coding sequence ATGTCCATGTCTCAGGACCCTTGTGCTCGCCCGCAATTACTGCATCCCGATGAAGCAGTACCTATGCTGCTAGAGCAGATTCTACCGTTATATGAAACTGAAACAGTACCACTGGCAGAAGCGCTCGGCCGCGTTCTGGCAGAAGATCTGCACAGCAGTATTGAACTGCCACCATTCAACAATTCCGGTATGGACGGTTACGCCTATCGTTTTGCCGACTTACCCAGCACAGGCACATTGACGGTTATCGGCAAATCCTTCGCTGGTCACCCTTTTCAAGGTGAATACCGCCCTGGCAGTTGTGTGCGCATTATGACCGGCGCGACTGTTCCCGATGGTTATGACACCGTACAGATGCAGGAATATGCCGAAGTAGCCGGCGATCAGGTGACGCTTGAACCCTGCAGTGAGCAGTGGGAAAACGTGCGCTTGCGTGGCGGAGAGATGGCGGTCGGCACCAAAGTATTGACCTCTGGCGCCGAAATCCGCGCGGCTGAGATGGGCATTATCGCGACATTAGGTATCAACCACCTACGCGTATTCCGTCGCGCCAAAGTGGCCTTTTTCTCTACTGGCGATGAGTTGCGCCCAATTGGCAGCGAATTAGCTCCTGGACAGATTTATGATTCCAATCGCTACTCCATCAAAGGCTTATTGATTAAAGCCGGCGTCGAATGGATTGACCTCGGTGTTATCAAGGACGACCCAGAAGCCATTCGGCAGGCATTTCGTGAGGCGGCCGCCTGTGCAGATATGGTACTCACTTCTGGAGGAGTCTCTGTTGGTGAAGCAGATTTCACCAAGCAAGTGCTAGATGAAGAAGGCAAAATCACCTTCTGGAAGCTTGCCATGAAACCCGGTAAACCGTTTGCCATGGGTAAGATTGGCGACGCTGTATTCTGTGGCTTACCAGGAAACCCCGTATCATCCATGGTCACCTTCTACAAACTGGTGTTGCCATTACTGCGCAAGTTACAAGGGCTTAAACCCGTAGCGCCATTGCAGATTAAAGCGGTACTAAACAGTGCTATCCGTAAAAAGCCTGGGCGAGTCGAATATCAACGCGGCATTCTCAGTCATAACCTCGACGGCACGTTGCAGGTCAGCACTACCGGCTCACAGGATTCATCGCAGTTGAGTTCGATGCATCTGGCTAACTGTTTCATCGTGTTAGAGCAGCAACAAGGCAATACCGGTGCAGGTGAGCTAGTCACCGTTGAGCCTTTTAACAGCGTACTTTGCTGA